One Nymphaea colorata isolate Beijing-Zhang1983 chromosome 12, ASM883128v2, whole genome shotgun sequence genomic window, TAGTCCATTTAATACAGTCCCAATCAATGTCTATGTTGTCATGTTGCTTTCTTGATAGATACCTTCTAATTTGATGCATGCTTCCCTTGCAATGATTTCACCAGCTGCTGCTTTTGCGTCACCACCTGCTGCAATGGCCTTGGCCATGATAGCAGTTGGCGCAGCTGGTACGGAAACAACGCATCTTTGAGCTTCTGAAGATGCCAAAATGAGACAAAGTGAATTATGGCTCTTATCTgttgaaaggtgatgccaagaaCTGGTGGCAATCGACTTGTGCGTTAGAATGCACAAGCTAGCTAACGGTCACTGAGTTAGTATGTTAGTatgtagaaaacaaaaaatcactaAGTGGAAAAGATATTTGCAGAGGAACAAAACAAATCTTAAGTGCACTTGTTGAATTTGATGGGATGAAAACGGAAAAAGAACTTTTCAAGCGTAAGGTGGGTTGactttttttcaagaaaaaaaatggatatttttATGGGACAAGAAAGACATGGAAAAACCTTACCAATTTCACAGTGAAGAGAAGTCTTTCTTAGTGTTTTATGCATAGGAATATTTACGACACAAATTTCTCCAATGAGGTACACCTTGAAAcgttcttcttgttcatcaagCACCTCCTAAATGATATAGAGGATAGTTTATGTCAGACTTTTCCCTCCCCTCCTGGGAACACATCATTGAAGCTTCCTTTTGACCAACACTTCATTGAGGATAGTTTCTATGCACACTTGTCACTATAGATCTTTCATATGTTTTATTGGCACATAAAAGTAATCATCCTCAACGTTTCTTAGTTTCCAACCGATTCTTGAAACTGAGACCTTCCAACCCGGTCCTTGAAACCAAGGTGCCTTTCCAACTTGAAACCTATACCCACCCCTCAACTCAAACCTATTTCCAACTTGAAACCTATCACGTTTGAAATTAGACTTAGACCTGCCTCGAGTTGTCTAAAATTTTCCCTTCCTGCCGAATATGGTTGGGCATAAAACGTTTCATGCTCAAGATCTTGTTCTTTTAGTTGTGTCACTTGTGTGAGAAGAAGGCCATGCAAATCACAGAGAGATATCATATCTACATGAGTGGTCAAAGATGTTTTGAATTGATGGCTGAGTATTCACAAGGAAGTCCTCTCAGGATATGCATAATTAAATCTTCCTTTTCTATTAGTTTTGAAGCAACCGCGAATTGGTGAGCCAACATCTTAGCTTTGTAGAAATAATCATCCACAGTTAAGTTTCCTTTCCTCAATCCTTGTAGTTGTTCCTTGAGTTGCATGATTCTTGAGCGAGAATCGGCAACATAGGACCTTTTAAGAGCATTCCATACTTCATATGACATCTTAAGTCCAAGAACTTGTGCAAGAACCCCACTTAAGAGAAGTTGGTCTTGTTTCATTCACGTCACATACTCAAGATTAATGGACTGTGATATATTGATTTGGACATGGTTTAGAGCCATCAATAGGTCCAAGCAAATCATATGAATACAGCAGAGTAGCAGAGGTAGAAATTGAGATTcccataataaaaaattgtcCGCAGTCAACTTGATGTTCAAATATTGTGTAAGAGTAATTGGTGCAGGCAATAAGGGTGAAGTAGTACCTTGTAAGGACGTCCTTGTTAGATCTCTGATCGACACCATGATGAACCAAGGACAGGATGCAAGGCTACTGATTGATGCTTATTTTCAGTCGATCAAGCATAGAGACGTCAGCTCCCAATTCTTAAGTagaattggaaaagaaaataggGAACCCGCAGGAGATTGCAGAGAGCTTCAGAAAACGACACTTGTAAATTCTGTAGCGCGATCatccaaaaaatctaaaaattggtCCAAATCCAATGCCACCATGCTCAGCTCTCTAATTCATCTCCATTGAAAATCGTGCCCCCTAGGAAGTCACGCCTGACTCCTAGAAACACCCTATTTGTCGGTTCTTAAGCTTGCAACAGTAGGACGTTCAAAGATTCATACCTCCTCAACGCATgttccaaaaattctgaaatttacAGGAAGAATCCTCGGATGCAGACGATTCCAAAGAGCCCTTGCTTGACCTCTGCCATCGTTGGAACTGACAACGCCGGTGCCGGAATCAGGCGGATGTTGCTCTGTTCTGCAACACCCTGTCTAATGCAAAATTAAACCTGGAAATTTTCCCACCGATATGGAACCTAATGCAAAATTAAACCTGGAAATTTTCCCACCGATATGGAACTTTGCTTCCAGCAATAAAGTTCCACCAAGATCGGTGGAACTTTAGGTGGATTGCTTGCCTCTTTTCCTCAATGTTGACTTCTAATTGTCACTACTAGTAGGAGGAATGTGTCTATTGGTGAATAACAAACCATTTTGAGACCTCATCAGCCATAAGAGGAgatcaacaacaaaaaaacaagaaagggtGTTCATCATGGCAGTATATAATAATGCAGCAATTTATAGGATTTAAGTAAACGTATCCTAGATTTGATGACCAATAAAAATGCACGCTTGAGGTTTATTAATCCTTATCATTATATCTCCttaaaatcaacagaatgagtGAATGGAGAAGGGAGGAAACTTACAGTCTTGCTCTACCACCCGGGGCAAGTGGAAAATCAGGTCCGGCGGGAGAATGATGGATAAGGGGCAAGTGGAAAATCAGGTCCGGCGGGAGAATGATGGATAAGAGCTGTTGCTCGCAATATCGAAGGATGAACTACAGCAACCCACGCACGCAGTCTGCATCCTCCTCTATCATCGGAGCCATCAAGGATCCACCCTTGCTACGATccagagagaacgagagagtgCTTTCCTTCCTTGGAACTCAgcgggaaaaagaaaacttcttAAAAAACCGTAACAGTTTAGAATTGTGTTTCCTAaactttttcattataacttttaaaatttaaagtgtGCGTACATAACTTGAAATTCCAAAGCCGCAAAtgcaaaagagaagaaatccAGTGTGTGCCctatttttcattcattaattaatgaattaCTGACAATTAGTGGGAGAATATCAGTTGAACAGATTTAAAGATGATGTATCTTTATCCGCATCTAATTTATTGGACATTCACttgtttaaattcaaatttggcatcaaaattgaataaaaaaagtatatatcatatttgaatctgtcTTTTAATTTCACAATTGAACCGGAGCTGGGATTCACTTTTGGCAAACGAGACTTGCGAGGAGAATCAGTGGCACATGACAAAGGATGTCCATAAGGAGCTCCGCACAGAAGAAGTAAAGTCAATTAATGCAACTTATCCAAAGGAGAGCCAgaatccaaaaaattatttgcCATCCTATGAGCCTCAGGAAAATCATCTGTAGATGTTTGCATATATTACTCACCGATAGAGAGATGACTCTCTTGTGAACTTCAGCAAAGTCTATGTTAAGCTGCCTTTCAATTGAAATAGTAGTAACTTCCAGCATCCATGTTTCTGGGTTGTAGTTGTCTTTGATCTTTCGAACACCAGCAATCCCCTGAACATCCACTTGTCCATGTCattctgaattttaaatttcagtGCATAATGGCAcaataagaaaggaaataacaaaattaatacaaaagCTTGAAAGAGTACGTGCACTATAAAGAAATGCATAGGTGATATAATTTATAGTTCAATCTGCTCTACGGGTCTAAGTCACCTAGAGGCGCTTGAAGGTTGCCCGCATCGATATGCGTGCGGGTGTGCTGCGCTGCACCGACGCGCAGAGCTGTTTGGGCAGGCAACCAACTCAGATCAAAGGTGAGTCGGGTGCGGAATTGAGGTATATAGTTACTTGGATTTCATATAactgatttgtttttcaaagaaagCCAGAAAAGAACGTACCATGGGAAATAATCCCACGATTAAAACCCAAGTTAGAAATGTGCACCTTATTTATGACTTACCTGAAAGTATTGAAAAACATCACCTGAATGTCTACCAAGTGACCCAGCATAAATTATTTGACCACCATGTTTCAGCAGCATTAGCTGAAAAAGAGGAGTAAAAGAAGTCTGTGAGCATAAGACATATAGCAGACATAACCAACTAGGCTGGAAGCTGCATT contains:
- the LOC126410618 gene encoding ABC transporter G family member 36-like isoform X1; protein product: MTILKGSFINEVLETIELDRIKDALVGIPGVNGLSTEQRKRLTIAVELVANPSIIFLDEPTSGLDARTAAIVMRTVRNVVNTGRTVVCTIHQPSIDIFESFDELMLLKHGGQIIYAGSLGRHSGDVFQYFQGIAGVRKIKDNYNPETWMLEVTTISIERQLNIDFAEVHKRVISLSVSNICKHLQMIFLRLIGWQIIFWILALLWISCIN